From the Corythoichthys intestinalis isolate RoL2023-P3 chromosome 13, ASM3026506v1, whole genome shotgun sequence genome, one window contains:
- the LOC130928068 gene encoding gastrula zinc finger protein XlCGF57.1-like, translating to MALICLIFTQIFLDVQNMRNCNSTGHKPLANLRLSIQKSSGKMSARPEELCGVKEEPPRHRHSTVCKLMHAKVLLHRLEDLYVSQAHYPEHSESACIKDEEEESPSIKEEKEFVHIKGFRKYLGAKRQEAACSSVKEDVELPQIKEEEEPKPCQHKQLPIKKDEEELPYGKKEEEEEHITRSTGDPLKSEDGLSEAGRGAEPPGGSSSTEGLQADIFTAPSDRNATASHSPYNDDCHKKSHRDDKLFKCSQCGKTFANKYTCRTHMRIHTGEKPFVCSVCGQRFIQKNSLKIHSSTHTGEKPFSCSVCGQRFARKQYFKVHIRTHTGGKPFSCSVCGQRFSQKQHLQSHEKTHTGEKPFACSVCGQRFSKKQNLQSHEKTHTGEKPFACSVCGRRFIQKITLKIHTRTHTGEKPFSCSVCGQRFSQKQHLQSHEKTHTGEKPFACSVCGRRFIQKITLKIHTRTHTGEKPFSCSVCGQGFIRKDRIMRHVCVNVRSRGQ from the exons ATGGCTTTAATTTGTCTTATATTCACCCAAATCTTCCTTGATGTGCAAAATATGAGGAATTGTAACTCCACGGGGCATAAG CCATTAGCCAATCTTCGTCTCAGCATTCAGAAATCAAGTGGGAAAATGTCCGCGAGACCGGAGGAACTTTGTGGAGTGAAAGAGGAGCCCCCACGTCACCGACACTCGACTGTGTGCAAACTAATGCACGCTAAGGTTCTTCTTCACAGACTAGAAG atCTATATGTTAGCCAAGCCCATTATCCTGAGCACTCGGAGTCTGCATGCATCAAGGACGAGGAGGAAGAGTCGCCATCCATTAAGGAAGAAAAAGAGTTCGTACACATCAAAG gtttcagaaaatatcTTGGTGCTAAGCGGCAGGAGGCAGCATGTTCTAGCGTAAAAGAGGATGTTgagctcccccaaatcaaagaggaggaggagccaAAGCCCTGTCAACACAAgcaacttccaatcaaaaaggacGAGGAGGAGCTGCCATATGGGAaaaaggaggaagaggaggagcatATCACCAGGTCTACTGGTGATCCCTTGAAGAGTGAAGATGGTCTAAGTGAGGCCGGCAGAGGGGCGGAGCCTCCAGGTggcagcagctcaacagaaggaTTGCAAGCAGACATTTTCACCGCTCCATCAGACAGAAATGCCACCGCATCACACTCACCTTACAATGACGATTGTCATAAGAAATCTCACCGTGACGACAAACTCTTcaaatgctctcagtgtgggaaaacctttgctaATAAGTATACTTGTCGGACGCATATGAGgatccacactggtgaaaagccttttgtctgctcagtttgtggtcaaagattcattcaaaaaaatagtttgaaaatacactcaagcacccacactggtgaaaaacctttttcctgttcagtttgtggtcaaagattcgctcgAAAGCAATACTTTAAAGTacacataagaacccacactggtggcaAACCTTTTtcatgctcagtttgtggtcaaagattctctCAAAAGCAACACTTACAAAGTCACGAaaaaacccacactggcgaaaaaccttttgcctgctcagtttgtggtcaaagattctctAAAAAGCAAAATTTACAAAGTCATGAaaaaacccacactggcgaaaaaccttttgcctgctcagtttGCGGTCGAAGATTCATCCAAAAAATTACCTTGAAAATAcatacaagaacccacactggcgaaaaacctttttcatgctcagtttgtggtcaaagattctctCAAAAGCAACACTTACAAAGTCATGAaaaaacccacactggcgaaaaaccttttgcctgctcagtttGCGGTCGAAGATTCATCCAAAAAATTACCTTGAAAATAcatacaagaacccacactggcgaaaaacctttttcctgctcagtttgtggtcaaggattcattcGGAAGGATCGGATAATGAGACACGTGTGTGTTAATGTGAGGAGCAGAGGCCAATGA